acTCTCTCTACTGTCTACTTTTTTACTGACTTATTTTGCAGTATACTTTCAGGGAAATGGTTTCAGCACTACTCCCTGAAAAAGTTAACAGGTGAAATGTTTGAGGGAGTAGCCATGTAAAGCAGAGGTTCAGGTGGGCTACACTTTAATGTTTTACACAGGACACAAtcaccaccctccacccacccGTCACATCCCACCATACATCATAGCCATCATATCCAGCCAGGAGTAGAACTGGGGCTGGGGGCATGGGAGCTAAGGGTTGGGAGGTTTCTGacagtggggatggtggtggtggtgtaggctgTGTGTTGAGGAGGCTGTGACAGGGAGTGAAGTAGACAAGGGGGTGTTGTGAATTCTCCCCTTAAGTCCCATTGTGGAGCCCAAGGCTGAGAAAGGACCAGGCTTGACCCCATACAGTTTTAAGCATGAATCCCAACATTAGGGAAACAATTGGCGTCACGGGCCAGCGAGGCTTGGTAAAATTATATGTAAATGACCCCTTTTTACATGGAGGAAGACAGAGCCAAGGTGGCCATCAGACTTCCCATTTTTAATCCTGACTGCAGTATTATAGAACAGTCCTCTTGGTCTAATCTGCCTAAATAGATGGAAAAGTCGTCACTTTGCCAACTAAAGTTGCACACAAAACCAGTCAACCTCCCTCATATGACTTCCTGAAACCCGTTAGAGATTGTGTCTCCCATCAAAGTAAGTATGAAGAGTTCCATTGCGAAaaggtgtatccaccatttttgacttttgcattttatcattggaaatgactgttcagaggtcctatcatcttcTAAGTGTGGATTCTTGCCATTCATAtattttgagagcatacttttaaaacctatctaaaatgcattttgcagaatagaatgcccaatacaacaatgtcaatttcccaaaagtctacaaaatggatatacacaatatatacaatggataatgaaactcttcatatgcaAACATCATACTCTTTAGTAATTATTTTCACATTATTTTCCTATTACTTTAAAGTTTTTGATTTCTATTTAAATCCAAATAGTAGCAAGGACATAGTAGCATAATACAAGTAGAGACATAACCAAAATAAGAAATAGATGTACAAGCGACCTCTGAAGTCTGGAAACACTCACTATTTCTCAAAGTATAGTGTAGCCATGCTAGGACGAttaacgcccaatttttggcagGAGTATCCAATCATTAATTACGCTTAGAGTTTGTTATTGGATGGGCGTTACTcgccctagcaaggctagaagaacacttcactttgagaaacagccATTGTTTCCTGATAACCTCCATGCTGCACTGGGCATGGATTAACGCTCACACAGGGTCCAATGCGCTGGCTGAGCGTGCTGATGGGTCTCATTTGGTATTTGCATTCCATTTAAATATAGGTGGAGAGACTCAGAGacactctgcatgtgtgtgtgtgtgtgtgtgtgtgtgtgtgtgtgtgtgtgtgtgtgtgtgtgtgtgtgtgtgtgtgtgtgtgtgtgtgtgtgtgtgtgtgtgaatgtgtgtgtttttgtttttgtttgtgtgtgtgcgtgcgtttgtgtgtgtgtgtgtgtgtgtgtgtgtgtgtgtgtgtgtgtgtgtgtgtgtgtgtctgtgtgtgtgtgtgtgtgtgtgtgcaagtgcgtgcgtgtgcgtgtgtagctggTGAAAGTgcagcctgttgtgtgtgtgtgtgtgtgtgtgtgcgtgcgtgcacgtgtgtgtgtgtgtttgtgtgtttgtgcgtgcgtgtgtctgtgtgtgtgtgtgtctgtgtgtgtgtgtgtgtgtgtgcatgtgcgtgtgtgtgcatgtgcgtgtgtctgtgtgtgtgtgtgtgtgtgtgtgtgtgtgtgtgtgtgtgtgtgtgcatgcgtgcggtgcatgtgtgtgtagcaggtGAAAGTGCAgcctgttttgtatgtgtgtgtgcgtgcgtgcgtgcacgtgtgcgtgtgtgtgtgtgtgtttgtgtgtgtgcttgaatttgtgtgtgtgtctgtgtgtgtgtgtgtatgtgtgtctgtgtgtgtgtgtgtgtgtgtgtgtgtgtgtgtgcgtgcgtgagtttgtgtgtgtgtgtgtgcatgcatgtgtgtgtgtgtgtgtgtgtgtgtgtgtgtaactggtgAAAGTGCAGCCTGTTGTGTAcacatgaaaaaaatgtatgaatgGATCACCCTGGAAAAAAAGCTCATTGTCAATCAAGAGGGCTGAGTCCACCagaccagtggcgtgcacagagattttggggggcaggtgctcaagggggaagcagggggcatgtggaactggaactggaactggaactTCCACACGCTTTtaatggtcaagatgataatgtcagCATGGACCATAGTGCATTGTGACAAAACCTCCAAAAAACACACCTTTCAAAgagagcatttttgtccagtagtgcaaaggggcaggtgctttagcaccacttcatccctatctgtgcacacctatgcaccAGACCATTTCGCCACCATGCGCCACACCAACTCTGTAAAGATGCAGTTTTGATGATTACGTTAAAACAGCAAAAAAAGTGTGGGCAAGGTTTAAAAATGTGAATGTTACAAGTGATCTTCAACTGAGTTCGTATTTGTGTGCACTCACGTTTCCTTCATGAGTAGAGCTGATGTTTTGGCAACGTATACAACATTTCACCATTACTTGGTTATCTTATGACTGGTGTTGTGTCTGAGAATGGCAAAACAATATTCTTACTTAAGATAGAGTAATGAGGGACATTTTGTtactcattaaagggacactgtgcaggagatggacaaaaaaggtactgcaactatgctgcttattgaaattgggctgcctattgccaaatttgatcttttcatgatagtttactaagtattaaacaaatattttctagtatggtccaagtatagtcaattttgcagctaaaaatggctatttttggaaattcaaaatggcggaccatggagaagatcccccttttcatgtatgaaaagtgcaatttttccagtcataatgaatacttagaatttgatgcttgtggtaagtattcatgaaaaaggtaacattagtgaatgggcagcatgaattctggaaataaacaactaaaaatctcacacagtgtccctttaactgattACTAAAACCCAGTTTGTCAAGTGGGTATATAGATTCTTATATTATAAAATCGTGTAGTCAAAAAAATTCTAATTCTGATTGTTTCAAAGTTGTAACTCAAACCATTACTCTATTACATGTCAGGTGAAACACATAGTGGCCACAGCTCTTTTACTATATTCAAACATGAAATATGTTTGAAATATAAAAcgcctttctttgttttttatttttgttttttttacagttcctTCCTCATGTCAACTGGTGGACAGTAATGTCAGAGGGAGGGTGCCAGTTACTTGACGCAAGAGTTTCACAAACACTTAAGAGAATGAACTCCACCATTCCTTTTTATTCATGCAAACATGCCCCTGTTCTTTTGGTTGTTTTTCCCCTCATACGGGTAAATGCAGAGCTCTGGAACTTGCAGGAACACGGTGGATTTGAGACATGATGGCCCTCTTATACGTGGGTCGtggcacactattttttctgtgctccCTCTTTCACAAATAcagtctaggtctgtgagtcagtgcccctcTGGGATATATATAAAACAGTAATAGATATAATGTTGAAAGATGCAATATTCTAATACAGTTTTTGGTTTAGTTTTTTAGAGTAGATTTTTGTTATTgaatttttcaattattttttcgttttgctatacttttcctgcccacCTCCCGCGGCAGCCTTAGCCCTGACCCGGACCCCCTCTGGGCTAGTGGGCAAGGgcagtaatggtgtgtgtgtgtgtgtgtgtgtgtgtgtgtgtgtgtgtgtgtgtgtgtgtgtgtgtgtgtgtgtgtgtgtgtgtgtgtgtgtgtgtgtgtgtgtgtgtgtgtgtgtgttaatcataaacacattttcactttATTAATTAGTGTTTCACTGTCAACTGACATCACAGTGATACTGTACCTTTATCAACTCTTGGATTGTatattataaacctattcttaaGCTTGTACCATATATGAAAGGTTGAATTTTTCTTCACGCTTtgtttctgtctatttgtgtgaACAGTTGGTGGCTCTGTTGTGTATCTGGCTGTAATGCCACAGGGAGAGGTGTTGCCCTGAGAGACCACAGGTAATAGAGATAAAGAAACCATCACCCATTATTGCATGATCACAGATAAGAAATGATGCTTGAATATGAGAgcaatttgatgaaaatgttttTAATTGCAACTTCATTTGAAGCCATGAGTTAGGCTACAGCTTTTAAAAATATGACTGATTCTTGGAAAGTAGCCTATTGCATGTTGCAATAATTGAGTGCTACAAAAATAGAGTAATTCCATAGAATTTAAAATAGGTCAACATGTTAAGAGAAGGTCCTTTTTCAAATACACATTGACACTCCATaagaaacaacaaaataaaactaAGAATTAGAACCGTTGATATTTACAAATTTGTCGTGAAATTAAACATACAAGTACATAAATATGTAATATTAGGAATATACAAATTATTTACAAAGCAGCGTGCTGGGCTGTGTGCAAACTGAATGCGTTTGGGTGCGAGTGACCGATGAAGTTGATATAATGGTGATCAAGTCCTTGCACCGGTGACAAGTATCCggggtgttgctgtggtgggGTTGATAAAGATACCGGCGAGTAGCCGATGGTTGGACTCCGCGATGAACTGTGCCATGAAAAGTGTCCAGTGGGGCTCTGTTGGAACATGGACTCAGACGGGCTGGGACTGTGGTATTCTGAGGAAGAGTGCAATTGGCACAAATAGTCTGAGGTGTCGGGAAGCGCGCCTAAACTGCTGAACAGGGGGTCCGTGACGACGCGGGACTTGGATTGCAGGAACGTTAAAATCCTTGCGTACTTGTTGTCTTTAGTCTCCATCCGCTCCACGGTGGTGAGGTAGTGGACAAGGTTTTTCATACACTCGTGGTATCCATAGTGGAAATAGTTGGCGAACTCTGCAAACAGTTCTCCTGTAATGAGACGAAATAATTAGTATAGGGAGAAACGTTTGTGGTGCTCAATGTCAGTCAATACAGCAATGAATATTCTTGAAACATTTCCGCGTAATCCATACCAAAAAATATCTACTGATATAATGCATTTTAAAGCTACGACGCAGAGCCTGAACTGTAGACGGACTCTTCGCACACACGCAGTTGAGTCCTGCGCGCACGTTAGGAAAGTTCCGTCAGTGCCCCTCGCGAGACAACCTGCCTACCGCACCAAAGTGGCAAGTGGTACAAGTACatacctttctctcttcctcgggGGAAATCAGCAGAGTGGAGGGCTCTGAGGTACTGGACTGTCATTTCCAGAATTTCTGCTTTCTCCAACTTTCCAGAGTTCTGTGAATCAAAGAATGAAACTCGTGAGCCCCTTTATGTTGTTGCGTTTCAGCATTGACTGCTGACCGTTAGTCCATAGCGGCAGAGTGTTATTTTGCTATTAACAAAAGTAGGGTTGGTAAATGATGATGCGTCAGTGAGAAATACAGAAATAATTTTAAAATGTAATTGGTTCATACTGCGAAGTAGATGAAATTGCGCGTTTGGCACGGAGCCACTCTGGAGCGCAATACACGTAGGCTATTACGCGTAGCCTATGGGCACCCAGCTCGTCTGTTTATTACTCTAACATCAATACGTATATCACAAACAAAAATGGGAAATAGTTGGGAATATTTTGGCAAATTGAGATTTGTACACATACCTGTTTAGCGAGCGCCATTGGAACAGTTTTCCCGAGTTCATTCAAACAGCGGTTTATGCGGTCCCGTCTGCGCTTCTCTATCACCTTATGCGAGACTGGAGTTCTCTGTAAATGACAAAGGAACAGTAATTAGAATTTAGAAATCACAACATTGTGGAAAACATTGCAAGATGCGTTTGCTATGGAAAATAGCAAAATTGTAACGTTCAAAACATGTCCTCCATGTCAGCACAGATCATGGGTAAATCTATAGAACGCTCGTTGTGCGTTTCCGAGATGATCATTATAAACTACGCGTAACCCCAGCTGTGCAACTAGACAGCGGAAAGCTCATACAATTATATAGTGAGTACTTATGACACAAATTCATGGAACTGCATAATACAAAAGAGTTTTCGAAATACGTGAAGATCATTGTAGGCAACACAAGTATTTGGAATCGACTGTGGCTTGGCAACTTTGCGCGCGCAAACTATGCCCGTAGCTAACCAAAAATATTACCATAACCCATTGTCAGGTGTGGTATACAGGCACTAGCCTATATGTAAtatagaaaattaaatatatgacacaaaacaaaaacacactgaaacacacaaaataatTGAAAAGGATAGGCTGAGATAGAGGATGTTATCTACTTACTTTGCGGTCCTTCATCCTGGACGCCATTAGTTGGTAAACAAGAAAACagaaaagtaggctatatttctcCAAGGCAGTTTTACCACTGTGCTGGTACCAGTTAACTGTGTGGACTGAGGTGTCTGACTAAACTCGAGCCTTTATAAAGCGATCATGCAAGGGGGCTCAAGCATTCATTGCCATAAATTATTCCACAGGATTAAAAGCAAGGCGTTGGGTAAATGTGTGCATTTAGGATCAGTTAAAGAAATAGTAAAAATCTGAAGCAGTAGGGTAGCAGGGGGCAGACCTGCTTTGTTAATCCACGTGGCTGTTCAAAAGACACGTGATTACTTTAAGAATATTATTTGCATAGTAACAACCCAGGCGGGAAATGCGAACTGAGCGCCGAGTCCCCCTGATCCTCCAGGGCGCAGTGCGCGCGCGAGGAAAACAAAGCAGCAGTGAAAAGGGTTCTCTTTCTCCCAACCTCGCGTTTCTCACACGATCGCCTGTTTACAAATCCCAGCAAGCTATCTTAACTTCCATCCAGCCACAGTCTGGGAGTTAAGGCCTGTCCAGTAACATTAGAGTAATTAAGTAAGCCTTTAATAGGCTGTTCCGCCAAGTTCAAGGGAGATCTTTTGGAGATGGAGTCCCCCCGTTTGTTCCCAGCGTTTCTCACACGACTTGGTGACACATCCATCCTTTATGGGAGATGGCAAGCTTTTTGTTTACATTCTCTATTTTTGTTCCAGGCCTCGGCAGGTGTGGGATTGAGGCTGGCACACGGGTTTCGCCTCTGTCCAAGCCAGAGACTCCAGGCGTCTTTGGCACACGAGGGTTACCCACCACTGGATTCTTTTTGGAGAGGCTCAATTTGTATCCTATTATCCTATACGAAAATGTCTATTGAAATGAATGAATAGTTTCATTGGCCTAAATTTTAATAATGCtgtgaaagaaaggaggagaaataAAGAAGAATGCAGCTGGCTCTAATGCGCATTATTCTCCATCACCTGCGAAAAGGGGAGCCTGGAGACCTCTATTCATTTGCCTAATTTCGGTCAACTTAACAAACTTTGTGAGAAATTATTCTGGTATTGTTGTGAAGGATGAAGCTTTCTGATCGAATTAACAGCATGTTTTGATCCGGTAAATGTcattagaaagaaagaaacaatcgCGTTTAAAGGGGTCTGGGTAATGCGCCAAGTGGAGACGCCAAAGCGCCAAGTCCACAAAGGGAGCACGCAAATGCCACAGGGGACTTTTGTACCCTCACATTGCTCAAGTTTCCCTCAACAAAGGGCATTATTTTATACTTGAATACATTTCATACAACAATTGGCTGTTTTCTTCAAACATATTTTCACAGCAAGGTTAACAACAGGTTTATTGTGTGCGCTCCGTTCCACGGTCTCAGACGCGGTTTCGTGCGCCAAAATGGTCTGCTTGTCTTTTTAAAATCGGGTTTCGTCTTGAAAGACTTGTCGTGTCTGAAAGTAAAATAACGGATATTATTCAAAACTACAAAGATTTTTTGATtttagattttagatttttcttttttaaaaaggctGGCGTAAtatgtaaataaacaaataaatatatacataaataaaCTTCAAATACGTTGAACCAACGGAGATGTACAATCATAAAGGACAAACAGCTAGTGAATCACGTGAACTCTCACAATTtatatttaatttttaatttatatatatatatatattatatttatatatatatatatatatatatatatatatatatatatatatagatagatagatagatagatagatagatagatagatagatagatagatagatagatagatagatagatagatggatatatGGATATATGGCTAGAGGCAGACCGACATTTTAAAATGCATCCAACCAATTACAATACGCAATGCGTCTCTCTAAATATATGAAATACAACCACAACTACACCACATGAGCAGTGAGTAACCTTGTACTCGTGCATCAATTAAGAGTAGCGCCGGGAGGCAGCTGCTTAGTTTCTATGTCTACCCAAGAACGCATTACATCACTCCATCCCTGTATCTAATACGAATGACACCTTGTTGATTTTCGTGGTTTCCTAACACGGGTGAATGATTTGGAATGCCTGTGCTGATAAAAACGTGATCATATGGACTGGAAACCTCGTGCGTCCTCGTGCGTCACAGAGAAGCACAGAGTAGAGATATACATATGAGCAAGATTTATAAACACGATCGTAAGTATTGCATCGTATCTAACCaccatgacatgacatgaacaTTGATTTTTACTTTGTCATACGATGTTTGATTTCCAACTATACCTCTCATAGCCCTCTCAATGATCCGGGTTTACAAGGATGACTGAGAGGA
This genomic interval from Engraulis encrasicolus isolate BLACKSEA-1 chromosome 16, IST_EnEncr_1.0, whole genome shotgun sequence contains the following:
- the helt gene encoding hairy and enhancer of split-related protein helt is translated as MASRMKDRKRTPVSHKVIEKRRRDRINRCLNELGKTVPMALAKQNSGKLEKAEILEMTVQYLRALHSADFPRGREKGELFAEFANYFHYGYHECMKNLVHYLTTVERMETKDNKYARILTFLQSKSRVVTDPLFSSLGALPDTSDYLCQLHSSSEYHSPSPSESMFQQSPTGHFSWHSSSRSPTIGYSPVSLSTPPQQHPGYLSPVQGLDHHYINFIGHSHPNAFSLHTAQHAAL